A portion of the Segatella copri DSM 18205 genome contains these proteins:
- a CDS encoding Mu transposase domain-containing protein: MAPYRFRYRKEVKLSGTYHVMVDKHNYSVPYQYVGQKVSVLWDLDTVEVYSGSSRIAIHQRRQGSGYSTLDEHMPDKHLAYKHGQGYNAAYFLEEAALVGSNTTAAVQSILNRTKHVEQSYKSCQGVLSLKRKYGKERLEKACKRPAGCSSITYTTIRNVLEKNLDQVDGEETVSNVPQNDYVRGAEAFMNI, translated from the coding sequence ATGGCTCCATACCGCTTCAGATATCGCAAGGAGGTGAAACTGTCCGGTACCTATCACGTCATGGTTGACAAGCACAACTATAGCGTGCCATACCAGTATGTCGGGCAAAAGGTGAGCGTACTGTGGGACTTGGATACCGTGGAGGTTTACTCCGGGAGTTCTCGCATAGCCATCCATCAGCGTCGCCAAGGATCCGGATACAGCACGCTTGACGAGCATATGCCGGACAAACATCTTGCCTACAAGCACGGACAGGGATATAATGCCGCCTATTTCCTGGAGGAGGCGGCATTGGTCGGCAGCAACACCACTGCCGCAGTCCAATCCATCCTCAATCGCACGAAGCATGTCGAGCAGTCGTACAAGTCCTGCCAAGGAGTCCTGTCTCTCAAGCGCAAGTATGGCAAGGAGCGCCTGGAGAAGGCCTGCAAGCGTCCTGCAGGTTGTTCATCCATCACCTACACGACCATCCGCAATGTGTTGGAGAAGAACCTTGACCAAGTTGACGGGGAAGAAACAGTCTCAAATGTGCCACAGAACGACTATGTGAGAGGCGCGGAGGCATTTATGAACATTTAA
- a CDS encoding ATP-binding protein: protein MYLKISKLRYTALLEDVICGTDRNFTKDDLAAIADCAFIRRHENLLIQGKCGCGKSFLACALGRQACMLGYRTLYLNMNSFVEKVALSKLDGSYLRMITNLEKYDLLIWDDFGLQPMDDKTRLAMLQILEERYERKSVIIASQLPIAKWYDYIGDPTLADAIMDRLVANASKIELKGESMRQKLKK from the coding sequence ATGTATCTAAAAATCAGCAAGCTTAGATATACGGCACTCTTAGAGGATGTCATCTGTGGAACAGACCGCAACTTCACCAAGGATGACCTTGCCGCCATTGCCGACTGTGCCTTTATACGCAGGCATGAGAACTTGCTCATACAAGGAAAGTGCGGCTGCGGAAAATCCTTCCTTGCCTGTGCCCTTGGAAGACAGGCTTGCATGCTAGGCTACAGAACTCTCTATCTCAATATGAACAGCTTTGTGGAGAAAGTTGCACTCAGCAAGCTGGATGGGTCGTACCTGAGGATGATAACCAATCTGGAAAAGTATGACTTGCTCATATGGGATGACTTCGGGTTGCAGCCAATGGATGACAAGACCAGACTCGCAATGCTCCAAATCCTAGAAGAGAGATACGAGAGAAAGTCCGTCATTATCGCCTCACAGCTTCCCATTGCCAAATGGTATGATTACATAGGTGATCCTACCTTGGCAGATGCCATTATGGACCGTTTGGTGGCAAATGCAAGTAAAATAGAGTTAAAAGGCGAATCTATGCGCCAGAAATTGAAAAAATAA